The DNA sequence CGGGGAGCCAGGTCAGCGGTCCGTCGCCGAAACCGGGGGTGTCACGGCGGATGCGGATCGCCTCGCGGTAGAGGGTGAGCATCGACTCCGGGTCCCGTTCCTGGAGGTCGGCCGCGTACGCCGCCCAGTGCGCGGGCTGCGGCAGCCACGGCTCCCGGTCGGAGCCGAAACCGGCGTACGGCTCGTGCGCCGCCCACGGCAGCGGCACCCGGCAGCCGTCCCGGCCCGGGTCGGTGCCGCCGGAGCGGAAGTGCATCGGGTCCTGGATGCGGTCACGGGGGATGTCGGCCTCGGGCAGGCCCAGTTCCTCCCCCTGGTAGACGTAGACGGCGCCGGGCAGGGCCAGCGCCAGCAGGGCGGCGGCCCGTGCCCGCCGGGTGCCGAGGGCGAGGTCGGTGGGGGTGCCGAAGACCTTGGTGGCGAAGTCGAAACCGGTGTCCTCGCGGCCGTAGCGGGTCACCGTGCGGGTCACATCGTGGTTGCACAGCACCCAGGTGGCCGGCGCGCCCACGGGAGCGTGTTCGGCGAGCGTCTCGTCGATCGAGGTGCGCAGCCGCCCGGCATCCCAGGGGCAGGCCAGGAAGGAGAAGTTGAACGCGGTGTGCAGCTCGTCGGAGCGCAGATAGCGGGCGAAGCGCTCGGCGTCGGGCAGCCACACCTCGCCGACGAAGACCCCGCCGTACTCGTCGGCCACCCTGCGCCAGGAGCGGTAGACGTCGTGCAGTTCATCGCGGTCGACGTACGGATGCGGATCGCGGCCCTCGACGAAGTCGGGCAGCCGGGGATCCTTGACCAGGAGGGCGGCCGAGTCGATGCGGACGCCCGCGACCCCCCGCTCGAACCAGAAGCGCAGGATGTCCTCGTGTTCCTGGCGCACCGCCGGGTGGGCCCAGTTGAGGTCGGGCTGCTCGGGGGCGAACAGGTGCAGATACCAGTCGCCGCCGGGCAGCCGGGTCCACGCCGGGCCGCCGAACTCCGACGTCCAGTCGTTGGGCGGCAGCTCACCGTGGTCCCCGCGGCCCGGACGGAAGTGGAACAGCTCGCGCTCGGGCCCGCCGGCGAGCGCGGCCCGCCACCACGGGTGCTGGTCGGAGACGTGGTTCGGCACCACGTCGACGATGGTGCGGATGCCCAGCTCCCGGGCCTCGGCGATGAGCTTCTCCGCCTCGGCCAGGGTGCCGAAGGCCGGGTCGATGGCGCGGTAGTCGGCGACGTCGTAGCCGCCGTCCTTCATGGGGGACTGGTACCAGGGGCTGAACCACAGCGCGTCGACGCCGAGTTCGGCGAGGTACGGCAGCCTGGCGCGGACGCCCGCCAGGTCG is a window from the Streptomyces luomodiensis genome containing:
- a CDS encoding glycoside hydrolase family 13 protein gives rise to the protein MAQPTPARTPHDWWRSAVIYQVYVRSFADGDGDGTGDLAGVRARLPYLAELGVDALWFSPWYQSPMKDGGYDVADYRAIDPAFGTLAEAEKLIAEARELGIRTIVDVVPNHVSDQHPWWRAALAGGPERELFHFRPGRGDHGELPPNDWTSEFGGPAWTRLPGGDWYLHLFAPEQPDLNWAHPAVRQEHEDILRFWFERGVAGVRIDSAALLVKDPRLPDFVEGRDPHPYVDRDELHDVYRSWRRVADEYGGVFVGEVWLPDAERFARYLRSDELHTAFNFSFLACPWDAGRLRTSIDETLAEHAPVGAPATWVLCNHDVTRTVTRYGREDTGFDFATKVFGTPTDLALGTRRARAAALLALALPGAVYVYQGEELGLPEADIPRDRIQDPMHFRSGGTDPGRDGCRVPLPWAAHEPYAGFGSDREPWLPQPAHWAAYAADLQERDPESMLTLYREAIRIRRDTPGFGDGPLTWLPAPDGVLAFARTDGLVCVVNLADTPTVLDDHSRTLLTSGPLDDQGRLPRDTAAWLLR